In Kordia antarctica, the following proteins share a genomic window:
- a CDS encoding bifunctional UDP-3-O-[3-hydroxymyristoyl] N-acetylglucosamine deacetylase/3-hydroxyacyl-ACP dehydratase, which translates to MSEIIVKQTTIAKEISLKGVGLHTGKEVLLTFKPAPENHGYAFMRVDLEGSPIIEADANYVVNTQRGTVLEKRGVKIQTCEHVLAALVGLEIDNVLIEMDGSEPPIMDGSAKFFLEALEEAGIVSQNEPREVYIVKDVISYIDEESGSEITIIPSDEYQVTTMVDFGTKVLGTQNATLKHISDFKNDIASSRTFSFLHELEMLLEHGLIKGGDLNNAIVYVDKELSPATMEKLRVAFGKENIAVKPNGILDNLTLHHPNEAARHKLLDVIGDLALVGVRIRGKVIANKPGHFVNTQFAKKLSKLIKIEKRNKVPTYDLHQTPLMDINQIMAMLPHRPPFLLVDKILELSDTHVVGVKNVTMNEPFFVGHFPGAPVMPGVLQVEAMAQTGGILVLSTVPDPENYLTFFMKIDKVKFKQKVVPGDTLIFKADLITPIRRGICHMQAYAYANGKVVAEAELMAQIARKKEEDIVKK; encoded by the coding sequence ATGAGTGAAATTATTGTTAAACAAACAACCATCGCCAAAGAAATATCTTTAAAAGGCGTCGGATTACACACAGGAAAAGAAGTTTTACTAACCTTTAAACCTGCACCAGAAAATCATGGATATGCTTTTATGAGAGTTGATCTCGAAGGAAGTCCAATCATTGAAGCAGACGCAAACTATGTTGTCAACACACAACGCGGAACTGTTTTAGAAAAAAGAGGCGTCAAAATTCAAACCTGCGAGCACGTATTAGCGGCGTTAGTTGGTTTAGAAATTGACAATGTTCTCATTGAAATGGACGGATCTGAACCGCCAATAATGGATGGTTCGGCAAAATTCTTTCTAGAAGCACTGGAAGAAGCAGGAATTGTGTCGCAAAATGAGCCAAGAGAAGTATACATTGTAAAAGATGTTATCTCATACATTGATGAAGAATCTGGAAGTGAAATCACCATCATTCCTTCGGATGAATATCAAGTAACTACCATGGTTGACTTTGGAACCAAAGTACTTGGAACTCAAAACGCAACCTTAAAGCACATTTCTGATTTCAAAAACGACATTGCGAGTTCAAGAACATTCAGTTTCTTACATGAACTAGAAATGTTGCTAGAACATGGTTTAATAAAAGGTGGCGACTTAAATAATGCTATTGTATATGTTGATAAAGAACTATCACCAGCAACAATGGAAAAATTAAGAGTAGCTTTTGGCAAAGAAAATATTGCGGTAAAACCAAACGGAATTCTTGACAACCTTACACTTCATCATCCAAACGAAGCGGCACGACACAAATTACTAGATGTAATTGGCGATCTAGCTTTAGTTGGCGTTCGCATTCGCGGGAAAGTAATTGCAAACAAACCCGGACATTTTGTAAATACACAATTTGCAAAAAAACTGTCCAAACTCATAAAAATAGAAAAGCGCAACAAAGTACCAACATACGATTTGCATCAAACTCCTTTAATGGACATCAATCAAATCATGGCAATGTTACCGCACAGACCACCATTCTTATTAGTAGATAAAATATTAGAATTATCTGATACGCATGTTGTTGGTGTAAAAAATGTAACGATGAACGAACCATTTTTCGTTGGTCATTTTCCTGGCGCGCCTGTAATGCCTGGCGTATTACAAGTAGAAGCAATGGCGCAAACTGGCGGAATCTTAGTACTAAGTACAGTTCCAGATCCAGAAAACTACCTCACTTTCTTCATGAAAATTGACAAAGTAAAATTCAAGCAAAAAGTAGTTCCCGGAGATACATTGATATTCAAAGCCGATTTAATCACGCCAATTCGTAGAGGAATTTGTCACATGCAAGCATATGCGTATGCAAATGGAAAAGTAGTGGCAGAAGCAGAATTAATGGCACAAATTGCACGAAAAAAAGAAGAAGACATTGTAAAAAAATAA
- the lpxA gene encoding acyl-ACP--UDP-N-acetylglucosamine O-acyltransferase, whose protein sequence is MNQPLAYVHPGAKIAKNVVVEPFTTIHNNVIIGEGTWIGSNVTIMEGARIGKNCSIFPGSVISAPPQDLKYQGEDTIAEIGDNTTIRECVTINKGTTDRMKTKIGKNCLIMAYCHIAHDCIVGDNCIFSNNSTLAGHITVGDHVILAGMTAVHQFCSIGNHAFVTGGSLVRKDVPPYVKAAREPLSYVGINSVGLRRRGFTTEKIREIQNIYRILYQKNYNNTQAAEIIEAEMEATTERDEILQFIKNSHRGIMKGYIASN, encoded by the coding sequence ATGAATCAACCTTTAGCATATGTTCATCCAGGCGCAAAAATTGCAAAAAATGTAGTTGTAGAACCTTTTACAACCATACATAACAATGTAATTATTGGCGAAGGAACTTGGATTGGCTCAAACGTAACCATCATGGAAGGTGCCAGAATTGGTAAAAACTGTAGCATCTTTCCCGGTTCAGTCATTTCTGCGCCACCACAAGATTTAAAATATCAAGGAGAAGATACAATTGCTGAAATAGGTGATAATACAACCATTCGTGAATGTGTAACCATTAACAAAGGTACTACAGATCGTATGAAAACGAAAATTGGTAAAAATTGCCTCATCATGGCATATTGCCACATTGCACACGATTGTATTGTTGGTGATAACTGCATATTTTCAAACAACAGTACATTGGCTGGACATATTACGGTTGGCGATCATGTAATCCTTGCGGGAATGACGGCTGTACATCAATTTTGCTCTATTGGAAACCACGCTTTTGTAACTGGTGGATCGTTAGTTCGGAAAGATGTGCCACCTTATGTAAAAGCGGCTCGTGAGCCTTTATCATATGTAGGAATCAACTCCGTTGGATTGCGTAGAAGAGGATTTACCACAGAAAAAATTAGAGAAATTCAGAACATCTACAGAATACTATATCAAAAAAATTATAACAATACGCAAGCTGCGGAAATCATAGAAGCTGAAATGGAAGCCACTACCGAGCGTGATGAAATATTACAATTCATCAAAAACTCGCACAGAGGAATCATGAAAGGTTATATTGCTTCAAACTAA
- the efp gene encoding elongation factor P — MASTSDIRKGLCIHYNHDIFKVIEFLHVKPGKGPAFVRTKLKSVTTGKVIDNTFSAGHKIEDVRVETHKFQFLYSDGDDFHFMNTSDYNQIRLNREVLDSPDLLKEGEVVTILINSEDNSPLSVDMPASVILEITHTEPGVKGNTATNATKPATVETGAQINVPLFINEGDKIKVETDKGSYMERVKE; from the coding sequence ATGGCATCAACATCAGACATTAGAAAAGGATTATGTATTCATTACAATCACGACATATTTAAAGTTATTGAATTTTTACACGTAAAACCAGGAAAAGGTCCGGCATTTGTACGTACAAAACTAAAAAGTGTTACCACAGGAAAAGTAATTGACAATACATTTTCGGCAGGTCACAAAATCGAAGATGTACGTGTGGAAACACATAAATTTCAGTTTTTATACAGTGATGGAGATGATTTTCACTTCATGAATACAAGTGATTACAATCAAATTAGATTGAATCGTGAAGTACTAGATTCGCCAGATTTACTAAAAGAAGGCGAAGTAGTAACAATTCTAATCAATTCGGAAGATAACTCACCATTATCAGTAGATATGCCAGCAAGTGTTATTTTAGAAATTACACACACAGAACCAGGCGTAAAAGGAAATACAGCAACAAACGCTACAAAACCTGCAACTGTTGAAACTGGAGCACAAATAAATGTTCCTTTATTTATCAATGAAGGAGACAAAATTAAAGTTGAAACAGACAAAGGTTCCTACATGGAACGTGTAAAAGAATAA
- the fabG gene encoding 3-oxoacyl-[acyl-carrier-protein] reductase: protein MKLLEGKTAIITGASRGIGKGIAQVFAAHGANVAFTYSSSVEAANELEKELNGLGVKAKGYQSNAADYQQSQDLVVEVLKEFGTIDVLINNAGITKDNLLMRISEEDFDKVIEVNLKSVFNMTKAVQRTMLKQRKGSIINMSSVVGIKGNAGQTSYAASKAGIIGFSKSVALELGSRNIRSNVIAPGFIETEMTGKLPEDVVNGWRNAIPLKRGGTPEDVANVCVFLASDMSAYITGQVLNVDGGMLT from the coding sequence ATGAAATTACTAGAAGGCAAAACAGCCATCATTACAGGCGCAAGTAGAGGAATAGGAAAAGGAATCGCGCAAGTATTTGCAGCGCATGGAGCAAATGTAGCATTCACATACAGTTCATCTGTTGAAGCTGCAAACGAACTAGAAAAAGAATTAAACGGGTTAGGCGTAAAAGCTAAAGGATATCAAAGCAATGCGGCAGATTATCAGCAATCACAAGATTTGGTTGTGGAAGTATTAAAAGAGTTTGGCACAATTGATGTTTTAATCAATAACGCAGGGATCACAAAAGATAATCTCCTAATGCGTATTTCAGAAGAAGATTTTGACAAAGTAATAGAAGTCAATCTAAAATCTGTATTCAACATGACAAAAGCGGTACAACGTACCATGTTGAAGCAACGCAAAGGATCAATCATAAACATGAGTTCTGTAGTTGGTATCAAAGGAAATGCTGGACAAACTAGCTATGCAGCCTCAAAAGCGGGAATCATTGGATTCTCAAAATCAGTTGCCTTAGAATTAGGATCAAGAAACATTCGTAGCAATGTAATTGCGCCAGGTTTTATAGAAACTGAAATGACAGGAAAACTTCCAGAAGATGTCGTAAATGGTTGGAGAAACGCCATTCCTTTAAAAAGAGGTGGAACTCCAGAAGATGTAGCAAATGTGTGTGTTTTCCTAGCAAGTGATATGTCAGCATATATCACAGGACAAGTATTAAACGTTGACGGTGGAATGTTGACATAA
- the sucD gene encoding succinate--CoA ligase subunit alpha, whose product MSVLVNKDSKIIVQGFTGSEGTFHAGQMIEYGTNVVGGVTPGKGGQTHLDRPVFNTVSEAVEKVGADTTIIFVPPAFAADAIMEAADAGIKVIITITEGIPIGDMTKVAAYISNKDCRLIGPNCPGVITPGEAKVGIMPGFVFKKGKIGIVSKSGTLTYEAADQVVKQGLGITTAIGIGGDPIIGTTTKEAVELLINDPETECVVMIGEIGGQLEADAAKWYKESGSKKPVVGFIAGVTAPVGRTMGHAGAIVGGADDTAEAKKAIMRECGIHVVDSPAEIGKKVAEVMA is encoded by the coding sequence ATGAGCGTTTTAGTAAACAAAGATTCAAAAATAATTGTTCAAGGATTTACAGGAAGTGAAGGAACATTTCATGCAGGTCAAATGATTGAGTACGGAACTAACGTAGTTGGTGGTGTAACTCCAGGAAAAGGTGGACAAACACACTTAGACAGACCAGTTTTTAATACAGTTTCTGAAGCTGTTGAAAAAGTTGGAGCTGATACCACTATTATTTTTGTGCCGCCAGCATTTGCTGCAGATGCAATTATGGAAGCTGCTGATGCAGGAATCAAAGTAATTATCACGATTACGGAAGGAATTCCTATTGGAGATATGACAAAAGTTGCTGCATATATTAGTAACAAAGACTGTCGCTTAATTGGACCTAACTGTCCAGGTGTCATTACGCCAGGAGAAGCAAAAGTGGGAATCATGCCAGGATTTGTTTTCAAAAAAGGAAAAATAGGAATCGTTTCTAAATCAGGAACATTAACATACGAAGCTGCGGATCAGGTAGTAAAACAAGGGTTAGGAATCACAACTGCCATCGGAATTGGTGGAGATCCAATCATTGGAACAACTACAAAAGAAGCGGTTGAATTACTAATCAACGATCCTGAAACGGAATGTGTCGTAATGATCGGAGAAATCGGAGGTCAATTAGAAGCAGATGCGGCTAAATGGTACAAAGAAAGTGGAAGTAAAAAACCTGTTGTTGGTTTCATAGCAGGTGTAACAGCACCAGTTGGAAGAACCATGGGACATGCAGGAGCAATTGTTGGTGGCGCAGATGATACTGCAGAAGCTAAAAAAGCAATCATGCGCGAATGCGGAATTCACGTAGTAGATTCTCCAGCAGAAATTGGAAAAAAAGTAGCAGAAGTGATGGCATAA
- a CDS encoding M16 family metallopeptidase, translated as MKRINLLLLIVCTLAIFSCKEKSDTASTEVKVTQQKDANGLSYETVSNDPTGLRLYTLENGLKVYLSKNSDEPKIQTYIAVRAGSNYDPKESTGLAHYLEHMVFKGTDKIGTFDWEKEKVYLDQISDLYEQHRAEKDPEKKKTLYKKIDEVSLEASNYSVANEYDKMVGSLGATGTNAYTSFEQTVYTNKIPTNELDKWLDLENERFGQLVLRLFHTELEAVFEEFNRTQDSDGRKSYYAMLEGLFPNHPYGQQKTIGTPEHLKNPSLIDINNYFDKYYVPNNMAMVLVGDFDFDETIQKVNNTFGKMEKKEVTHPTLPKEETITSPIVKEVFGPTAESVSISFRSSGVNTKDQKFITLADMILANGNAGLIDLNLNQKQLVQYAGSSPRFLNDYGYHQFYGGPKVGQSLDEVKNLLLAQIEKLKKGEFDDWMIDAVINDLKLSQTQQYENSTRLADTYVNAFIYNEKWEDKVKFLDELKKISKEELVAFANKFYKDNYVVTYKRKGEDNSIVKVENPGITPVNLNRDKSSEFIIAFNAMEAKPLQPKYVDFKSEIKETTLDNGIKVSYIENEQNDLFDMNIIFDMGSDNDKKLDLGVGYMEYLGTDTYSPEELKKEFYKLGIKYYVSTGAEKSYVGLNGLKENLPKGLKLLSHLWNNAVPNQEAYDKYVAQIIKGRQDNKTRKGSILRSGLMSYGKYGDNSRLRNIYSNSELEGMNPQELVDLVKDFKNYDQRIFYYGKDIDAAVTSLNEHHKVADKLKSYPTAMKYTELETGGNVYFVDYDMVQAEMMFLAKGSPFNPENMAASTLFNTYFGSGLSSIVFQEIRESKSLAYSAYSYYDEASDKGDANYVVAYMGTQANKMPQAIEAMMGLMNDMPEAEKQFEAAKEATLKKLAAERITKSNIFWTYERLKKLGIDKDHREEMYKAIEKMTLADLKAFFDENIKGEQYNVMVIGNKKDVDMKALSKLGKIQEMDIDYLFNYEKAKEIKQ; from the coding sequence ATGAAAAGAATCAATCTGTTACTGCTGATCGTGTGTACACTAGCGATTTTCAGCTGTAAAGAAAAAAGCGATACTGCTTCCACAGAAGTAAAAGTAACGCAACAAAAAGATGCGAATGGTCTTTCGTATGAAACTGTATCAAACGATCCAACAGGATTGCGTTTATACACCTTAGAAAACGGACTAAAAGTATATCTAAGTAAAAACAGTGATGAACCAAAAATACAAACGTATATCGCGGTAAGAGCAGGTTCTAACTACGATCCGAAAGAATCAACAGGGTTGGCTCACTACTTGGAACACATGGTTTTCAAAGGAACAGACAAAATTGGTACTTTTGATTGGGAAAAAGAGAAAGTATACCTAGACCAAATCTCTGATTTATACGAACAACACAGAGCTGAAAAAGATCCAGAGAAAAAGAAAACACTCTACAAGAAAATTGATGAAGTATCTTTAGAAGCTTCCAATTACAGCGTTGCGAATGAATATGACAAAATGGTTGGCTCATTAGGAGCAACAGGAACGAATGCATATACATCATTTGAGCAAACAGTCTACACAAATAAAATTCCAACAAATGAATTAGACAAATGGTTGGACCTAGAAAACGAACGTTTTGGCCAATTAGTATTGCGTTTATTTCATACGGAATTAGAAGCGGTATTTGAAGAATTTAACAGAACGCAAGACAGTGATGGAAGAAAATCATACTATGCAATGTTGGAAGGATTATTTCCAAATCATCCTTATGGACAACAAAAAACTATAGGAACTCCAGAACACCTGAAAAATCCTTCGTTAATTGATATCAATAACTACTTTGACAAATATTATGTACCGAACAATATGGCAATGGTTTTAGTTGGAGATTTTGATTTTGATGAAACTATCCAGAAAGTAAACAATACGTTTGGTAAAATGGAAAAGAAGGAAGTTACACATCCAACATTACCAAAAGAAGAAACAATTACATCGCCAATTGTAAAAGAAGTATTTGGTCCAACAGCAGAAAGCGTTTCTATATCATTTCGTTCAAGTGGTGTAAATACGAAAGATCAAAAATTTATCACGCTTGCTGATATGATTCTTGCCAACGGAAATGCAGGTTTAATTGACTTAAACTTAAATCAAAAGCAACTCGTACAATACGCAGGAAGTTCACCAAGATTTTTAAATGATTATGGATACCACCAATTTTATGGAGGACCAAAAGTAGGTCAATCCTTAGATGAAGTGAAAAACTTATTATTGGCACAAATTGAAAAGCTGAAAAAAGGAGAATTTGACGATTGGATGATTGATGCGGTTATCAATGATTTAAAATTGAGTCAAACACAACAATATGAAAATAGTACTCGGTTAGCAGATACATATGTAAATGCCTTTATTTATAATGAAAAATGGGAAGACAAAGTTAAATTCTTAGATGAACTTAAAAAAATATCTAAAGAAGAATTAGTTGCTTTCGCGAACAAATTTTACAAAGACAATTATGTAGTTACGTATAAGCGTAAAGGAGAAGATAACTCAATTGTAAAAGTTGAAAACCCAGGCATTACACCAGTAAACTTAAACAGAGATAAAAGTTCAGAATTTATCATTGCATTTAATGCGATGGAAGCAAAACCATTACAACCTAAATATGTAGATTTTAAATCAGAAATTAAAGAAACAACGCTGGACAATGGAATCAAGGTTTCATACATTGAAAATGAGCAAAATGACTTATTTGACATGAACATTATCTTTGACATGGGAAGCGACAATGATAAAAAACTTGATTTAGGTGTTGGTTACATGGAATACTTAGGAACTGATACATATTCTCCAGAAGAGCTAAAGAAAGAATTCTACAAACTTGGAATTAAGTATTATGTAAGCACTGGCGCTGAAAAATCGTATGTTGGTTTAAATGGTTTAAAAGAAAACTTACCTAAAGGACTAAAATTATTATCACACTTATGGAATAATGCCGTGCCAAACCAAGAAGCATATGACAAATATGTAGCACAAATTATCAAAGGAAGACAAGACAACAAAACGCGTAAAGGAAGTATTTTGCGAAGTGGTTTAATGAGTTATGGGAAATATGGTGATAACTCTCGCTTGCGTAACATCTATAGCAATAGCGAATTAGAAGGAATGAATCCGCAAGAATTAGTGGATTTGGTGAAAGACTTCAAAAACTACGATCAACGGATCTTCTATTATGGTAAAGATATTGATGCTGCAGTTACTTCATTAAACGAGCATCACAAAGTAGCTGATAAATTAAAAAGTTATCCTACTGCGATGAAATATACAGAATTAGAAACTGGCGGAAACGTATACTTTGTTGATTACGATATGGTACAAGCTGAAATGATGTTCTTGGCAAAAGGAAGTCCTTTTAACCCTGAAAATATGGCTGCTTCTACATTATTTAATACCTATTTCGGAAGTGGTTTATCATCAATCGTATTTCAAGAAATTAGAGAATCTAAATCATTAGCATATTCAGCGTATTCATACTATGATGAAGCTTCTGACAAAGGAGATGCTAACTATGTAGTAGCATATATGGGAACGCAAGCGAACAAAATGCCACAAGCAATAGAGGCTATGATGGGCTTAATGAATGATATGCCAGAAGCTGAAAAACAATTTGAAGCAGCAAAAGAAGCTACTTTGAAAAAACTAGCAGCGGAGCGTATTACAAAATCAAACATTTTCTGGACGTACGAAAGACTTAAAAAACTGGGAATCGATAAAGATCATAGAGAAGAAATGTATAAGGCTATCGAAAAAATGACACTTGCAGACTTAAAAGCATTTTTCGATGAAAATATCAAAGGTGAACAATACAATGTAATGGTTATTGGAAACAAAAAAGATGTAGACATGAAAGCATTATCAAAACTTGGTAAAATTCAAGAAATGGATATCGATTATCTTTTTAATTATGAAAAAGCTAAAGAAATAAAGCAATAA
- a CDS encoding UDP-3-O-(3-hydroxymyristoyl)glucosamine N-acyltransferase: MKFPRIHTLKEIAAIIKTSYVGNDSFPVHGMNEIHVVETGDIVFVDHPKYYDKALESKATIVLINKEVACPEGKALLISDDPFRDFNTLTDHFKPFISASASISPSAIIGERTVIQPNCFIGNNVTIGNDCIIHANVAIYDNAVIGNNVIIHSGTVLGADAFYYKKRPEGFDKLRSGGRVVIEDNVDLGSLCTIDKGVTGDTTIKEGTKIDNQVQIGHDTVIGRKCLIASQTGIAGCVIIEDEVTIWGQVGITSGITIGAKAVISAQSGVSKSLESGKSYFGTPADEFRKKYKEIASIRQIPELIERIKNLENK, from the coding sequence ATGAAATTTCCTAGAATACACACACTCAAAGAAATTGCAGCGATTATAAAAACTTCGTACGTTGGTAACGATTCCTTTCCAGTACATGGAATGAATGAAATTCACGTAGTAGAAACTGGCGACATTGTATTTGTAGATCATCCAAAATACTATGACAAAGCGTTAGAATCCAAAGCAACAATTGTGTTGATAAACAAAGAAGTAGCGTGTCCTGAAGGTAAAGCTTTATTAATTTCGGATGATCCTTTCAGAGATTTTAACACGCTTACCGATCACTTTAAACCATTTATAAGTGCTTCCGCGTCAATTTCTCCATCAGCAATCATTGGAGAACGCACAGTAATTCAACCAAATTGTTTTATTGGAAATAATGTGACAATTGGAAACGATTGTATCATTCATGCAAATGTGGCAATCTACGACAATGCTGTCATTGGAAACAATGTAATCATTCACTCAGGAACGGTTTTAGGTGCAGATGCTTTCTACTACAAAAAACGCCCAGAAGGATTTGATAAATTACGTTCTGGCGGACGCGTTGTGATAGAAGACAATGTGGATTTAGGTTCTTTATGTACTATAGATAAAGGTGTTACAGGCGATACAACGATTAAAGAAGGAACAAAAATTGACAACCAAGTACAAATTGGTCATGATACAGTAATTGGTAGAAAATGTTTAATAGCTTCGCAAACAGGAATTGCAGGTTGTGTTATTATTGAAGATGAAGTCACTATTTGGGGACAAGTAGGAATCACAAGCGGAATTACTATAGGAGCAAAGGCAGTTATTTCAGCACAATCGGGCGTGAGTAAAAGCTTAGAAAGTGGAAAAAGTTACTTTGGAACGCCTGCTGATGAGTTCAGAAAAAAATACAAAGAAATTGCATCAATTCGTCAAATTCCAGAATTAATAGAACGAATAAAAAACTTAGAAAATAAATAG